One stretch of Toxoplasma gondii ME49 chromosome XI, whole genome shotgun sequence DNA includes these proteins:
- a CDS encoding splicing factor U2AF protein (encoded by transcript TGME49_308920) has product MGYSASRGSPSPRRSGKRSHRRHESSYSDRHRSGDRERERERERERERERERERERERERERERERMKSSSYGRSGKHRSRSRSHRRSRSRHEERRGASSFSSTPSGWKSEKKKQYRFDSPPRTGETPEEQQKRLLQQHMGAAPTVAGTTLLPTVAPSAAFSGPASSLALDAAATKAARELYVGNLPPSLEVPQLMEFLNAAMAAVGGALLPGPPAVKAWRSTDGHYAFVEFRTMEEASNGMQLNGLNCMGFNLRIGRPKTYPQEMNHLIPPPTIPLLHPQAGMVGGGLPGVGLGAVPGGAVGLPGAQATAVGGAAAGVGTLGGAAAAGASGTGVATVASNPQAALAAAQLAAHGVTSEKKEEKNQQPERLCILDLPPLMSEEKVRQLVETFGPVNAFHLLKKDDGSEMVCIVEYVDLESQEQAMDILHSNSPYRILLAEEAIQQEVIAPFFKKAKAKHLKTEDEEEEEDDLADGERMNIQSLLRPQVCTRVLLLSNIVEVEDLLDDKEYEDIVEDIRLECEECGGPVLSVNIPRPVRGFEHESKPEFQQQQEREALAKKEEVTVKQEVTEQTAGEEDAGEKGRQEKEKAKSSEEQKPATIGFAYVEFEDCEWSAKARKALNGRKFGGKIVEAHYFSEVKFRKEMFYDPKPNFLRSHSSLYNKTLAYDGPRRQPKKEEDEEREETSPSAAPSSAACASSGCASGAACSHPGGSCCPPAAAGAPPGSGVPPGPLPSPPAVAGVGGDSAGLVPPQGPGGSPGTGGCYANGGA; this is encoded by the exons ATGGGCTACTCTGCCTCGCGAGgctcgccgtcgccgcgcCGCAGCGGGAAGCGCAGCCACAGGAGACATGAGTCTTCGTACAGCGACCGACACCGCTCtggcgacagagagcgagaacgagaaagagagcgagaacgagagcgagaacgagagcgagaaagagagcgagaaagagagcgagaaagggagCGAGAACGAATGAAGTCGTCTTCGTACGGGCGCTCGGGGAAGCACCGCTCTCGGTCGCGCTCTCACCGCAGAAGTCGGTCGCGCCACGAGGAGCGCCGAGgagcttcttccttctcctccactcCCAGTGGgtggaagagcgagaagaagaaacagtaCCGCTTCGACTCGCCGCCTCGCACTGGCGAGACTCCggaggagcagcagaaaaGACTTCTTCAGCAACACATGGGCGCTGCGCCGACAGTTGCAGGCACGACGCTCCTGCCGACCGTCGCGccctctgccgccttctcaGGCCCAGCCAGCAGTCTCGCGCTGGATGCTGCAGCAACGAAGGCGGCGAGGGAACTGTACGTCGGCAATctgcctccctctctcgAAGTTCCGCAACTCATGGAGTTCCTCAACGCCGCAATGGCGGCCGTCGGCGGAGCACTGTTGCCAG GTCCGCCGGCGGTGAAGGCCTGGCGCAGCACCGACGGACACTACGCGTTCGTCGAGTTTCGCACGATGGAGGAAGCGAGCAACGGGATGCAGTTGAACGGCCTGAACTGCATGGGCTTCAA TCTCCGCATTGGGCGCCCCAAGACGTACCCGCAAGAAATGAATCATCTCATCCCGCCGCCCACCattcctcttctccatccGCAAGCTGGCATGGTCGGCGGCGGACTACCTGGTGTCGGACTCGGCGCCGTCCCCGGAGGCGCTGTGGGCCTTCCTGGAGCCCAAGCGACCGCTGTCGGAGGCGCCGCGGCGGGTGTGGGGACACTTGGAGGCGCAGCCGCCGCCGGCGCCTCCGGAACCGGCGTCGCAACGGTCGCTTCCAACCCCCAGGCTGCTCTCGCAGCTGCGCAACTCGCCGCTCACGGAGTCacttctgaaaaaaaagaagaaa AGAATCAGCAACCTGAGCGTCTATGCATTCTCGATCTCCCGCCCCTCATGTCGGAAGAAAAA GTGCGGCAGCTGGTCGAAACGTTCGGCCCAGTAAATGCTTTTCATTTGCTGAAGAAGGACGACGGCTCTGAG ATGGTCTGCATCGTCGAGTACGTGGATTTAGAGAGTCAGGAGCAGGCGATGGATATTCTGCACTCGAACTCGCCTTATCGCATTCTCCTCGCGGAAGAGGCGATTCAGCAGGAAGTCATCGCGCCGTTCTTCAAGAAGGCAAAGGCGAAGCATCTGAagactgaagacgaagaagaggaagaggacgacctcgcggatggagagagaatgaACATCCAGAGCCTTCTCAGGCCTCAGGTCTGCACGCGCGTCCTCCTCCTTTCCAACATCGTCGAGGTTGAAGAT CTTCTGGACGACAAGGAGTACGAGGATATCGTGGAGGACATCAGGCTGGAGTGCGAAGAGTGTGGAGGCCCGGTGTTGTCGGTGAACATCCCGCGCCCAGTGAGGGGATTCGAACACGAGAGCAAACCTGAGTTTCAGCAGCAGCAAGAACGCGAGGCActggcgaagaaagaagaagtgaCGGTGAAGCAGGAGGTGACGGAACAGACTGCAGGGGAGGAGGACGCGGGCGAGAAGGGCaggcaggagaaagagaaagcgaagagcagcgaagagcagaaacCGGCGACCATCGGTTTCGCCTACGTCGAATTCGAAGACTGCGAGTGGTcggcgaaagcgagaaaa GCTCTCAACGGCCGCAAGTTTGGCGGCAAGATCGTGGAGGCACACTACTTCAGCGAAGTCAAATTTCGCAAGGAGATGTTCTACGACCCGAAACCGAACTTCCTTCGCTCCCACTCCTCCCTGTATAACAAAACCTTGGCGTACGACGGACCGCGACGACAGccaaagaaggaagaagacgaagagagggaagagacttCGCCTTCAGCTGCCCCGTCGAGTgccgcctgcgcctcctcagGTTGTGCGTCCGGGGCTGCGTGTTCCCATCCTGGCGGATCTTGTTGCCCCCCAGCGGCCGCCGGCGCGCCTCCAGGCTCCGGTGTTCCACCTGGTCCGCTGCCGTCGCCCCCCGCCGTCGCAGGAGTTGGCGGAGACTCCGCGGGCCTCGTGCCCCCACAGGGGCCAGGCGGTTCCCCGGGAACTGGCGGCTGCTACGCGAATGGAGGCGCGTAG